From the genome of Nicotiana sylvestris chromosome 2, ASM39365v2, whole genome shotgun sequence, one region includes:
- the LOC104232213 gene encoding uncharacterized protein: protein MRSHERRGPVAVGSSGGNGGGELFWTAGNWLNRTGSVGGGYSHESEPDLAAMVSDFLESSSVGAESRYSSDNDSGFSDLALLADRISLHKHSVDQYESDLTMVVHSLILSLGESCYLSKPETCNASCIRSNLVKLLQSCGYAAALCSTKWQGCGKIPGGEHEYIEVISHENDGCSERYIIDIDFRSHFEIARAVKSYNVVLNCLPPVYVGTVRKLKLYLQAMVEAAKCSLKQNSMPLPPWRSLAYLESKWESSSQRVSNFQVQSNIGHTKSSHQHCTELLWRIKSSIESESKAKGFLVPKNCRKMQGLKIDKLRHSSPVTP, encoded by the exons ATGAGGAGTCACGAACGCCGAGGCCCAGTGGCCGTCGGCAGCAGCGGCGGCAACGGAGGAGGAGAACTATTCTGGACAGCCGGAAATTGGCTCAATAGAACCGGCAGCGTCGGCGGTGGTTACAGTCACGAGAGCGAACCTGACTTGGCTGCTATGGTTAGTGATTTTTTGGAAAGTAGTAGTGTCGGTGCGGAGTCTCGGTATAGCAGTGATAATGATTCTGGTTTCTCCGATCTCGCTCTTCTCGCTGATAGGATTTCG TTACACAAGCACTCAGTGGACCAGTATGAAAGTGATCTAACAATGGTGGTTCATTCGCTGATTCTTTCGTTGGGCGAGTCTTGCTATCTTAGCAAGCCTGAGACTTGCAATGCGAGCTGCATCAGATCTAATCTAGTGAAGCTCCTACAGTCTTGCGGTTATGCTGCAGCTTTGTGTTCAACCAAGTGGCAGGGTTGTGGAAAGATTCCTGGAG GTGAACATGAGTACATTGAGGTGATCTCCCATGAAAATGATGGATGCTCTGAAAGGTATATCATTGACATCGACTTCAGGAGCCACTTTGAAATTGCAAGAGCTGTCAAATCCTACAATGTGGTTTTGAATTGTCTTCCACCAGTTTATGTTGGCACAGTAAGAAAGCTTAAGCTGTATCTTCAGGCCATGGTGGAAGCAGCAAAATGTTCACTCAAACAGAACTCAATGCCTCTTCCTCCGTGGCGATCCCTTGCTTATCTGGAATCCAAGTGGGAATCATCCAGTCAAAGAGTATCCAATTTTCAGGTCCAGAGCAACATCGGCCACACTAAATCATCTCATCAGCATTGCACTGAGCTGTTGTGGAGGATAAAATCCAGTATTGAATCTGAAAGCAAAGCCAAAGGATTTTTGGTACCCAAAAACTGTAGAAAGATGCAGGGGCTAAAGATTGATAAATTGAGGCATTCTTCACCAGTGACGCCATGA